From the Cryptomeria japonica chromosome 2, Sugi_1.0, whole genome shotgun sequence genome, one window contains:
- the LOC131036879 gene encoding protein MODIFYING WALL LIGNIN-2, translated as MEKFRRRKTRQLIGFLGIVAVGTSILAEFLRTKKEEVKYDYRGCSLPGSPALPLGIIAAISLCIAQLSANIMGGCICCCTRNQFTTPYKSVPIVCLTLSWISFVFAIILLMAGCALNQHQRRWLNSDCYVVKPGIFGGAGALSFATTVFAMSYYALMSGHEAEDLGLLSSVMPIATPKLLPIFNSDNSSSTARSGLGIELNPSDNIQSNLKQQLPI; from the exons ATGGAGAAGTTCAGGCGACGGAAGACTCGCCAATTGATAGGGTTTTTGGGCATAGTTGCTGTCGGAACGAGCATTCTTGCTGAATTCTTGCGAACTAAG AAAGAAGAAGTAAAATATGATTACAGAGGATGCAGCCTCCCAGGAAGCCCTGCTTTGCCCCTGGGAATCATAGCGGCCATATCGCTCTGCATTGCTCAATTATCTGCAAACATAATGGGAGGCTGTATATGCTGCTGCACTAGAAATCAGTTCACTACTCCATACAAATCAGTCCCCATCGTTTGTCTCACCctttcatg GATCAGTTTTGTGTTTGCAATAATTTTATTAATGGCGGGATGTGCACTAAACCAGCATCAACGGCGATGGCTGAACAGTGATTGCTATGTGGTAAAGCCTGGTATTTTTGGAGGAGCTGGTGCCCTGTCCTTTGCCACTACAGTATTTGCTATGAGCTATTATGCACTGATGAGCGGCCATGAAGCAGAGGATTTAGGGTTGCTTTCATCGGTAATGCCCATAGCCACGCCCAAGCTCCTCCCCATCTTCAATTCAGACAATTCTTCATCAACTGCTCGCTCAGGGTTGGGAATTGAACTCAACCCTTCTGACAACATACAAAGTAATCTGAAACAGCAGCTACCCATTTGA